In a genomic window of uncultured Sphaerochaeta sp.:
- a CDS encoding 2-hydroxyacid dehydrogenase: protein MTRVAFFDTKPYDKVWFDRLCSEYDVEIVYFESKLNEKTSALAAGYEVVCAFVNDSITEAVIETLYAGGTRLLAMRCAGYNNIDFKAAFGKIHVVRVPAYSPYAVAEHAMALLLSSIRHTHHSYVRTREFNFSLNGLVGFDLHGKTIGVVGTGKIGRVFIDICKGFGMQVLAYDPYPDDKLGVTYCSFDQLCKDSDIISLHCPLTEETVHIINRESIAMMKDQVVLINTSRGALVDSQALLEGVRSKKIGAAALDVYEEEGEVFYEDKSTTILDDDVLMLLISMPNVLVTSHQAFLTREALGNISRTTLASIASYVKGDVMEHEICYQCDTCHKVIGQRCF, encoded by the coding sequence ATGACACGCGTCGCGTTTTTCGATACCAAACCATACGATAAGGTATGGTTCGACCGTTTGTGCTCGGAGTACGATGTTGAAATCGTCTATTTTGAGTCCAAGCTCAATGAGAAAACCTCAGCCCTTGCCGCCGGCTACGAGGTGGTATGTGCTTTCGTCAATGACAGCATCACCGAGGCGGTCATTGAAACCCTGTATGCAGGGGGAACTCGCCTGCTTGCCATGCGTTGTGCCGGCTACAACAACATCGACTTCAAGGCAGCATTCGGCAAGATACACGTGGTACGTGTTCCTGCCTACTCGCCCTATGCGGTTGCAGAGCACGCCATGGCACTCTTGCTCAGCAGTATCCGACACACCCATCACAGTTATGTGAGAACCCGTGAATTCAACTTCAGTCTCAACGGATTGGTCGGGTTCGATCTTCACGGCAAGACCATCGGAGTGGTGGGAACAGGGAAGATCGGAAGGGTCTTCATTGACATTTGCAAGGGTTTTGGGATGCAGGTGTTGGCCTACGATCCGTATCCGGATGACAAGCTCGGGGTGACTTACTGCAGCTTTGACCAGCTGTGCAAGGATTCGGATATCATCAGCCTCCATTGCCCGCTGACCGAAGAGACTGTGCACATCATCAACCGGGAAAGCATCGCCATGATGAAAGATCAGGTGGTGCTCATCAATACCAGCCGTGGGGCCTTGGTGGACAGCCAAGCGCTTCTGGAAGGTGTCAGAAGCAAGAAAATCGGAGCGGCTGCCCTAGATGTCTACGAGGAGGAAGGGGAGGTGTTCTACGAGGACAAGTCAACCACCATCCTGGATGACGATGTCCTGATGCTGCTCATCTCCATGCCCAATGTGCTGGTTACCAGCCATCAGGCGTTCCTGACGCGGGAGGCCTTGGGCAATATCTCCAGGACTACGCTTGCAAGCATTGCAAGCTACGTCAAGGGCGATGTCATGGAGCATGAGATCTGCTATCAGTGCGATACGTGCCACAAGGTCATTGGTCAGCGCTGTTTCTGA
- a CDS encoding Fic family protein — protein sequence MKTSRVQACIDYIKFNHEAEGFEFSEEDDQSIRSILEEEVEADELIQRYIDTHGLSTVYHPPKDEFSCYPHTSSLVNYFSIKERTKLRKVEAYMANLRSAEMLTDSVQNTYDLAYLKSIHSRMFGDVYPSAGTIRTTTAAKRTVFCNPEFIESAAEDIFTRLRKDRYLCQMDRETFINDLAFYMGEVEALHPFRDGNGRAARLFFYQLSMNAGYDIDWSLVDADRLLEADISAIDGDYQLLIDVLEEVVI from the coding sequence ATGAAAACAAGCCGAGTGCAAGCTTGCATCGACTATATCAAGTTCAATCATGAGGCTGAGGGATTTGAGTTCTCCGAAGAGGATGACCAATCGATACGCTCGATTCTTGAGGAAGAAGTGGAAGCCGATGAGTTGATCCAGCGCTATATCGACACGCATGGTCTTTCCACCGTATACCACCCTCCCAAGGATGAGTTCTCGTGCTATCCACACACTTCGTCCTTGGTGAACTACTTCTCCATCAAGGAACGCACGAAACTTCGGAAGGTCGAAGCCTATATGGCAAATCTTCGTTCTGCGGAAATGCTTACCGATTCAGTACAAAACACCTACGATCTAGCCTACCTGAAGTCCATTCACAGCCGGATGTTCGGAGATGTGTACCCCTCCGCAGGGACAATACGGACTACGACTGCTGCAAAACGGACCGTCTTTTGCAACCCTGAATTCATTGAAAGTGCAGCTGAGGATATCTTTACCCGGCTGAGGAAGGACCGGTACCTCTGTCAGATGGATCGGGAGACCTTCATCAATGACCTCGCCTTCTATATGGGTGAGGTTGAGGCATTGCACCCATTCAGGGACGGAAATGGAAGGGCAGCACGACTGTTCTTCTATCAGCTCTCCATGAACGCCGGCTACGACATTGATTGGTCGCTGGTGGACGCAGATAGGCTTCTGGAGGCTGACATCAGTGCCATTGATGGAGATTACCAACTCCTCATCGATGTGCTCGAAGAAGTGGTGATCTGA
- a CDS encoding TIGR00730 family Rossman fold protein, which translates to MNTIKTLAVFCGSSEGKNGIYAQGAQELGKAMYDRNLSLVYGGGNRGLMGLVAESLHTLGGKVIGVLPEALNRADVRIRKVESQLIIVPGMHERKARMYELADAFVALPGGIGTFEEILEVYTWLQLGYHHKPVALLNLGGFYDSLLSFLNHSCNEGFLQKELLSALIVETEVEKLLSHLEHWEANLPDKLGSHQ; encoded by the coding sequence ATGAACACGATCAAGACATTGGCAGTTTTCTGCGGAAGCAGCGAGGGAAAAAACGGCATCTATGCCCAGGGCGCACAGGAACTGGGAAAAGCAATGTATGACAGAAATCTCTCCTTGGTCTATGGAGGGGGAAACCGCGGGCTGATGGGCCTTGTGGCGGAAAGCCTCCACACCCTTGGGGGAAAGGTCATCGGGGTGTTGCCTGAAGCGCTCAATCGCGCCGATGTACGGATACGCAAAGTAGAAAGCCAACTGATCATTGTCCCGGGCATGCATGAGCGCAAAGCACGTATGTATGAGCTTGCAGATGCCTTTGTCGCCCTTCCGGGCGGAATCGGGACCTTTGAGGAGATTCTTGAGGTCTATACCTGGTTGCAGCTGGGGTATCACCACAAGCCGGTTGCCCTGCTGAACCTGGGTGGCTTCTATGACAGCCTGCTCTCCTTCCTCAACCATAGCTGCAATGAGGGTTTTCTGCAGAAAGAACTGCTCTCCGCCCTCATCGTGGAAACAGAGGTGGAGAAGTTGCTCTCCCATCTGGAACATTGGGAGGCAAATCTCCCCGACAAGCTGGGGTCACACCAGTAG
- a CDS encoding YitT family protein, giving the protein MTKRQYHLLELFYITTGSFLTALGIALFSSPAKIASGGVSGIAIILYHTLGLDTGLSILILSVPLFLLGVAIFGRQYGAKSLAGTLLLSLFTSLLNAWVGYGGVLDYTNPLSILLSAISGGVLMGLGVGLVLRSGANTGGTDILGQILARYTPLSMGTSLFLVDAVIIAASAFIFSLEMALYAIMTVYIVSVTIDRVVLSFGTRSAKTVFIISEKRKEIETAILEELGHGGTILYGSGMYTGFDRPVIMTVVANNKIGALTNIVHRNDRLAFMVVQEAYKVLGEGFTPIEEAAWAGLSDVTQKRKKSR; this is encoded by the coding sequence ATGACCAAACGCCAGTATCATTTGCTTGAACTCTTCTACATTACGACAGGGTCGTTTCTCACCGCCCTGGGCATCGCCCTCTTCTCCTCCCCTGCCAAGATTGCGAGCGGAGGGGTGAGCGGCATCGCAATCATCCTCTACCACACCCTTGGCCTGGATACCGGTCTTTCCATCCTCATCCTCTCAGTCCCACTCTTTCTCCTGGGGGTTGCCATCTTCGGCAGGCAGTATGGGGCCAAGTCGCTTGCGGGGACACTCCTGCTCTCCCTCTTCACCAGCTTGCTCAATGCCTGGGTCGGGTATGGTGGGGTTCTGGACTACACAAACCCGCTCTCCATCCTGCTCTCTGCCATTTCAGGAGGCGTTCTGATGGGCCTGGGCGTAGGGCTTGTGCTGCGCAGTGGTGCAAACACCGGCGGTACGGACATTCTCGGCCAGATCTTGGCCCGTTACACCCCGCTCTCCATGGGGACTTCCCTCTTCTTGGTCGATGCAGTCATCATAGCCGCGAGTGCCTTCATCTTCAGCTTGGAAATGGCCCTCTATGCCATCATGACCGTGTATATCGTATCGGTCACCATCGACCGGGTGGTACTCTCCTTCGGCACGCGATCGGCAAAAACTGTCTTCATCATCAGCGAAAAGCGCAAGGAGATCGAAACAGCAATTCTGGAAGAGCTCGGACATGGGGGAACCATCCTCTACGGCAGCGGTATGTACACCGGGTTTGACCGTCCGGTCATCATGACCGTGGTGGCCAACAACAAGATCGGGGCATTGACGAACATCGTCCACCGCAATGACAGACTTGCATTCATGGTTGTCCAGGAGGCATACAAAGTCCTCGGTGAGGGATTCACCCCCATCGAGGAAGCTGCATGGGCAGGACTTTCGGATGTAACACAGAAACGGAAAAAGAGCCGTTAG